From one Anopheles cruzii chromosome 3, idAnoCruzAS_RS32_06, whole genome shotgun sequence genomic stretch:
- the LOC128275322 gene encoding serine/threonine-protein kinase par-1 — MGEYGTLASNTVTCNGTASSSGNTSNRNSTSSPTSILMPMAMSVAAAPCSTVPAMSVTATVKPTLSSSSAPGAPPASSSVSPAAVSASGSNASCAHILASASSSSVESDSYHHSFYHSGSKAGGPTGASALPAPTGNAHHNGKGGGRSAAAAMVGHDARPSVVSNGSAVSGGSGNGSTGGAPGGTGGGSGGSSSTRVKCKDPIRVGFYEIEKTIGKGNFAVVKLARHRITKNEVAIKIIDKSQLDPGNLQKVYREVEIMKRLDHPHVIKLYQVMETQSMIYIVSEYASQGEIFDYIAKYGRLNERAARNKFWQILSAVEYCHNKGIVHRDLKAENLLLDSKMDIKIADFGFSNFYKKGELLATWCGSPPYAAPEVFEGKRYTGPEIDIWSLGVVLYVLVCGALPFDGSTLQSLRDRVLSGRFRIPFFMSSDCESLIRKMLVLDPSRRFSIDQIKRHRWMMVELMDSPKISSIVINGNTSDVSALETEPNEQILKIMQNLGIDILKTRESLKLHSYDHYTAFYLLLLERLKSRSVSHDGAGAGCVVPAAGVKSPGMLEFQRRRPSNVAEQAMRKLAISSQHKADQSSSPKHQQISPALHAGLSNQSSEALHGLLSGGTSVPPVALPTIAPGVIMLRDTSIREQQPVLKDSSYFRGVSYTSSSGFADASLYQLAALRERDCSSTYLTGTSGAGLLPPPLSSSVAGGRDSSAIVLRESGILSNRISSTRLLSSNIDKRILQQSTEDCRRLLQQARPVSMSESNRYAKPPSHSPVNSDLHQPSQAAQSAVSAAPTPPPPPAPSQSQRYSDPLNGFSKEYLSTAVSGASSTETPSISVPPFKDYINNIQTYSYLQHYEPGLSVTSVGHPAPSAASITAQYSSSTDEGCETDLGDEDVQHSIDKSIQRLNSFASSSSSSGVVTNIHPKSLSQNLSCDSSRSNFSTFESLDLNLSDCAELAGSLPSCTATTEAYESAAKDEATFRAVTSSVCINQQQCVYAMSDKVASSFLRANTVYQDVHNGDHRSITRSPVDFREGRRASDGLVTQGLINAADNPLNSPVAFNSQRLNETCKAKGVLELHLLQREAAQLKVKYQANVPQDEIIVRQMQHSQFRVNPLESLILKPLSSHGSGCLEQSNGSGGGGGGGYYNKVADYVGLPLGVKAAAVAAAAAAAAASAGGAEAGKLDPEQLLLRAGVVTRSDQLAAAAVAVAAAQQQQQQLQQKPPLQQQLMQHRLLQQKRQILQKQGAMETGLSRRQMLRQHSYKIAQQTQILPPLPYGETDADGYPTLQPVRETAILETEPSPNHYNHLHQALHQDPLELYAQLHTHQQLHHHHHHHHHHQQQQQSGGGTSSDRTLCSWSALPSSMKTCQISEGTTPSTDSPWNVAALYHQNLQPGPSLYPSQHWLPSHSASIPHSMQLPLSESPIPELAEQMESI, encoded by the exons ATGGGAGAATATGGCACACTGGCCTCGAACACCGTCACCTGCAACGGCACagcaagcagcagcggcaacaccagcaaccgcaacagcacGTCCTCGCCCACGTCAATTCTGATGCCGATGGCTATGTCAGTGGCAGCAGCGCCTTGCAGCACGGTTCCAGCAATGTCGGTAACTGCCACAGTTAAGCCAACCTTGTCCTCTTCATCCGCGCCCGGAGCGCCCCCAGCATCGTCCTCCGTGTCTCCAGCGGCGGTCTccgccagcggcagcaacgCGTCGTGCGCCCATATCCTAGCCTcggcgtcctcgtcgtccgtcgAATCTGACAGCTACCATCACAGTTTCTACCACAGCGGCAGCAAGGCCGGTGGACCGACTGGCGCCAGTGCGCTACCAGCGCCCACCGGCAACGCCCATCACAACGGAAAGGGCGGCGGACGGTCCGCGGCGGCAGCCATGGTGGGACACGATGCACGCCCGTCGGTCGTCAGCAATGGATCCGCGGTgtccggtggcagcggcaacggTTCCACCGGTGGTGCgcccggtggcaccggcggcggcagcggcggcagcagcagtacgcgCGTCAAGTGTAAGGACCCGATACGCGTTGGTTTCTATGAAATCGAGAAAACGATCGGCAAGGGCAACTTTGCCGTGGTTAAGCTGGCACGTCATCGAATTACGAAAAATGAG GTAGCCATTAAAATTATCGATAAGTCTCAGCTCGATCCGGGCAACTTGCAGAAGGTGTACCGCGAGGTCGAGATTATGAAACGCTTAGATCACCCGCACGTAATAAAACTCTACCAG GTTATGGAGACGCAGAGCATGATCTACATAGTCTCGGAATATGCTAGTCAAGGAGAAATTTTCG ATTATATTGCAAAGTACGGGCGACTTAACGAGCGTGCCGCTAGGAATAAGTTTTGGCAGATCCTTTCCGCCGTAGAATATTGTCACAATAAGGGAATAGTACACAGAGATCTTAAG GCTGAGAATTTACTGTTGGATTCTAAGATGGACATCAAAATAGCTGACTTTGGGTTTTCGAACTTCTACAAGAAGGGCGAACTGTTGGCCACCTGGTGCGGTTCCCCGCCGTACGCTGCGCCGGAAGTGTTCGAAGGGAAACGCTATACCGGACCGGAGATCGACATTTGG TCGCTGGGTGTGGTGCTGTATGTGCTGGTTTGTGGAGCGCTTCCATTCGATGGTTCTACCCTGCAGTCGCTCCGGGACCGTGTGCTGTCGGGGCGTTTCAGGATTCCATTTTTCATGAGCTCAG ACTGTGAGTCACTCATCCGGAAGATGCTGGTGCTCGATCCTTCGCGAAggttttcgatcgatcaaatcaAGCGGCACCGCTGGATGATGGTGGAGCTGATGGATTCCCCGAAGATCAGCAGTATCGTGATCAATGGGAACACGAGTGACGTCAGTGCGCTCGAgacggaaccgaacgaacaAATACTGAAGATCATGCAGAACTTGGGCATCGACATTCTCAAGACGCGGGAAAGCTTGAAG CTCCACAGCTACGATCACTACACGGCATTTTATCTACTGCTACTGGAAAGACTGAAGAGCCGTTCGGTTTCAcacgacggtgccggtgccggttgcgtggtgccggctgccggtgtaAAATCACCCGGAATGCTCGAATTCCAACGCCGACGGCCCAGTAACGTTGCCGAGCAGGCGATGCGGAAGTTGGCCATCAGCTCGCAGCACAA GGCCGATCAGTCAAGTTCACCGAAGCATCAGCAAATATCGCCCGCTCTGCACGCGGGTCTGAGCAACCAAAGTTCCGAGGCGTTGCACGGTCTCCTGAGCGGTGGCACGAGTGTTCCGCCGGTCGCCCTGCCCACCATCGCGCCCGGCGTGATCATGCTGCGAGATACGAGCATccgggagcagcagccggtccTCAAGGATAGCTCCTACTTCCGGGGCGTTTCGTACACGTCCAGTTCGGGGTTTGCGGACGCTTCGCTCTACCAGCTGGCCGCGCTCCGTGAGCGGGACTGCAGCTCCACCTACCTGACCGGCACCAGCGGGGCCGGGCTGCTGCCCCCGCCACTCTCCTCGAGTGTCGCCGGTGGTCGCGACAGTAGCGCGATCGTACTGCGCGAGTCGGGCATCCTTTCGAACCGCATCTCCTCGACGCGGCTCCTGTCGAGCAACATTGACAAACGCATCCTGCAGCAAAGCACCGAAGACTGCCGACGGTTGCTGCAGCAG GCTCGCCCTGTGTCGATGAGTGAGTCGAATCGGTACGCGAAACCACCGAGCCACTCGCCAGTGAACAGCGATCTCCACCAGCCGTCCCAAGCGGCACAATCGGCGGTGTCGGCAGcaccgacgccaccaccgccaccagcaccatcgcaATCGCAGCGTTACTCGGACCCGCTGAACGGGTTCAGCAAGGAGTACCTATCAACCGCTGTATCGGGCGCGTCATCGACCGAAACCCCATCGATCAGTGTGCCACCGTTCAAGGACTACATCAACAACATTCAAACCTACTCGTACCTTCAGCACTACGAGCCGGGGTTGTCGGTGACGAGCGTGGGCCACCCGGCACCATCAGCCGCGTCCATCACGGCACAGTACAGCTCCAGCACCGACGAAGGCTGTGAGACGGATCTGGGAG ACGAGGATGTGCAGCACTCGATCGACAAGTCCATCCAGCGGCTCAACTCGTTCGCCAGCTCCAGCTCGTCCAGTGGAGTCGTGACCAACATCCACCCGAAGAGCCTGAGCCAAAACCTGAGCTGCGATTCGTCGCGCAGCAATTTTTCGACCTTCGAAAGCCTGGATCTCAACCTGTCGGACTGTGCGGAGCTGGCCGGCAGTCTGCCGTCGTGCACGGCTACGACCGAGGCGTACGAGAGTGCCGCAAAAGATGAAG CTACGTTTCGTGCGGTCACGAGCTCGGTGTGCATcaaccagcagcagtgcgTGTACGCCATGTCGGACAAGGTGGCCAGCTCGTTTCTGAGAGCGAACACCGTCTACCAGGATGTGCACAACGGTGACCATCGCAGTATTACCCGCTCGCCTGTCGACTTTCG TGAAGGACGCCGTGCCAGCGATGGGCTCGTGACGCAGGGATTGATAAATGCAGCCGACAATCCTCTCAACTCGCCGGTGGCCTTCAACAGCCAGCGGTTGAACGAGACGTGCAAGGCGAAGGGTGTGCTCGAGCTGCACCTGCTGCAGAGGGAGGCGGCCCAGCTGAAGGTGAAGTACCAGGCGAACGTGCCGCAGGACGAGATCATTGTGCGCCAGATGCAGCACAGCCAGTTCCGGGTGAACCCGCTCGAGAGTCTCATTCTCAAGCCGCTGTCGTCGCACGGTAGCGGCTGTCTGGAGCAGTCCAATggctccggcggtggtggtggtggtggctacTACAACAAGGTGGCCGACTACGTGGGCCTTCCGCTGGGCGTTaaggcagcggcggtggcagcagcggcagcagcagcggccgcatCAGCTGGCGGTGCCGAGGCAGGCAAGCTCGATCCGGAGCAGCTACTGCTGCGGGCGGGCGTCGTGACCCGCTCGGACCAGCTAGCGGCggctgcggttgctgttgccgctgcccagcagcagcaacagcagctacAGCAGAAACCTCcactacagcagcagctgatgcAGCACCGGTTGCTGCAGCAGAAGCGGCAGATCCTGCAGAAGCAGGGTGCTATGGAAACCGGCCTCAGCCGCCGGCAAATGCTGCGCCAGCACAGCTACAAGATCGCACAGCAAACGCAAATCCTGCCGCCGCTACCGTACGGCGAGACGGACGCGGACGGCTACCCGACCCTGCAGCCCGTCCGTGAAACGGCCATCCTCGAAACGGAACCATCGCCGAACCATTACAACCACCTGCACCAGGCGCTGCATCAGGATCCGCTCGAGCTGTACGCCCAGCTACACACGCACCAACAGttgcaccatcatcatcatcatcatcaccatcatcagcagcaacagcagtccGGTGGGGGCACCTCTTCCGATCGGACCCTCTGCTCGTGGAGTGCTTTGCCCAGCTCGATGAAGACGTGCCAGATCAGCGAAGGAACGACACCGTCGACCGACAGTCCCTGGAACGTGGCCGCACTCTACCACCAG AACCTGCAGCCCGGTCCCTCGCTGTATCCGTCGCAGCACTGGTTACCGTCGCACTCGGCGTCGATCCCTCACTCGATGCAGCTCCCGCTGAGCGAGAGCCCCATTCCGGAGCTAGCCGAGCAAATGGAGTCCATTTGA